A window from Aeromonas rivipollensis encodes these proteins:
- the accA gene encoding acetyl-CoA carboxylase carboxyl transferase subunit alpha translates to MSLFLDFEQPIAELQAQIDELRHVSEHNSAVDLSEDIRRLEKKNEELTKKIFGDLGAWQVSQMARHPQRPYTLDYIEQIFTDFDELAGDRAYADDKAIVGGIARLDGEPVMVIGQQKGRETKEKIRRNFGMPRPEGYRKALRLMQMAERFKMPIITFIDTPGAYPGVGAEERGQSEAIARNLKVMAGLTVPVVCTVIGEGGSGGALAIGVGDRVNMLQYSTYSVISPEGCASILWKSADKAPVAADAMGITAQRLKELKLIDSIVEEPLGGAHRNVELMAQRLKDRIKQDLAALRPLDSDQLLEQRYQRLLGYGYC, encoded by the coding sequence ATGAGTCTTTTTCTGGATTTTGAACAGCCGATCGCCGAATTGCAGGCTCAGATCGATGAACTTCGCCATGTGAGCGAGCACAACAGTGCCGTGGATCTCAGCGAAGATATCCGTCGGCTGGAGAAGAAAAACGAAGAGCTGACCAAGAAGATCTTCGGCGATCTGGGTGCCTGGCAGGTGTCCCAGATGGCGCGTCATCCCCAGCGCCCCTACACCCTCGACTACATCGAGCAGATCTTCACCGACTTCGACGAGCTGGCCGGTGATCGCGCCTACGCCGATGACAAGGCCATCGTCGGCGGCATCGCCCGCCTGGACGGCGAGCCTGTGATGGTGATTGGTCAGCAGAAGGGTCGCGAGACCAAGGAGAAGATCCGTCGCAACTTCGGCATGCCGCGCCCGGAAGGGTACCGCAAGGCCCTGCGCCTGATGCAGATGGCCGAACGCTTCAAGATGCCGATCATCACCTTCATCGACACCCCGGGCGCCTACCCCGGCGTGGGTGCCGAGGAGCGTGGCCAGTCCGAGGCCATCGCCCGCAACCTGAAAGTCATGGCCGGTCTGACCGTGCCGGTAGTCTGCACCGTGATAGGTGAAGGCGGCTCCGGCGGCGCCCTCGCCATCGGCGTGGGCGATCGGGTCAACATGCTGCAGTACTCCACCTACTCCGTCATCTCGCCGGAAGGCTGCGCCTCCATACTGTGGAAGAGCGCCGACAAGGCTCCGGTGGCTGCCGATGCCATGGGCATCACGGCCCAGCGTCTGAAGGAGCTCAAACTCATCGACAGCATTGTCGAAGAGCCCCTCGGCGGCGCCCACCGCAACGTGGAGCTGATGGCCCAGCGCCTGAAGGATCGCATCAAGCAAGATCTGGCAGCCTTGCGCCCGCTGGACAGCGACCAGTTGCTGGAGCAGCGCTACCAGCGCCTGCTGGGTTACGGCTACTGCTGA
- a CDS encoding BON domain-containing protein: protein MKKPNSFTKTFVAALLLSAVTVGCASTASKEGTGEYIDDSVVTTKVISAIFSDPELKSAEINVETFKGVVQLSGFVSSKASIDRASRVASGVNGVTSVKNDLRLK, encoded by the coding sequence ATGAAAAAACCTAACAGCTTTACCAAGACATTCGTTGCCGCCCTGTTGTTGTCAGCCGTCACAGTGGGTTGTGCTTCAACGGCCAGCAAGGAAGGAACGGGAGAATATATCGATGATTCCGTGGTCACCACCAAGGTGATTTCTGCGATATTTTCCGACCCCGAACTTAAATCGGCAGAAATCAATGTGGAAACCTTCAAAGGGGTGGTGCAATTGAGTGGTTTTGTCAGCTCCAAGGCGAGTATCGACAGAGCCAGCAGGGTGGCCAGCGGGGTCAATGGAGTCACATCAGTCAAAAATGACCTGCGTCTGAAATAA
- the dnaE gene encoding DNA polymerase III subunit alpha produces the protein MADPRFVHLRVHSDFSMVDGLQKIGPIVSAAAANNMPALALTDQMNMCGLVRFYGSAHGKGIKPIVGADFWVQSDELGDEQFRLTLLAMDNDGYQNITLLISRGYQRGHVQGRPVIDKGWLVEHAKGVIVLSGGREGDLGKFLLKGNRQMVEQSLAFYRTHFPDAYYLELLRTGRPDEEVYLHMAVAIAAEFELPVVATNEVVFLGADDFDAHEIRVAIHDGYTLMDKRRPRRYSPQQYLRSQEEMAELFADIPEALENTVEIAKRCNVTVRLGEYFLPNFPTGDMTTEDFLVMKSKEGLEDRLAFLFPDPQVRAAKRGEYDERLDIELKVINQMGFPGYFLIVMEFIQWSKDNGIPVGPGRGSGAGSLVAYALKITDLDPLEFDLLFERFLNPERVSMPDFDVDFCMDRRDEVIEHVSEMYGREAVSQIITFGSMAAKAVVRDVGRVLGHAYGFVDRISKLIPPDPGMTLAKAFEVEPKLPELYEQDEEVKDLIDMARRLEGVVRNAGKHAGGVVIAPTKITDFAPLYCDDSGHHPVTQFDKNDVEYAGLVKFDFLGLRTLTIIDWALGMINPRLAKEGKPPVDIAAIPIDDKKSFALLQRFETTAVFQLESRGMKDLIKRLQPDCFEDMIALVALFRPGPLQSGMVDNFIERKHGKEAISYPDEKWQHESLKPILEPTYGIILYQEQVMQIAQTLAGYTLGGADMLRRAMGKKKPEEMAKQRAGFEEGAVKNGVDGELAIKIFDLVEKFAGYGFNKSHSAAYALVSYQTLWLKTHFPAEFMAAVMTADMDNTDKIVTLVDECQRMGLTVIPPDVNTGRYRFSVNEDGHIVYGIGAVKGVGEGPIDAILSARDQDGPFRDLFDFCNRVDIKKLNKRVMEKLILSGAMDRLGPHRAALMATLEEAMRAAEQHAKAQAVGQVDMFGVLTEEIDDVKKAFANVPHWPDKVWLEGERETLGLYLTGHPINQYSGELRRYTSGRLCDLHPTSRDTVTTAAGLVIAARSMVTKRGNKMGIFTLDDRSGRLDVTLFSEALEKYEELMQKDRILVVSGQVSFDDFSGGLKMSARELLDINDARERFARAIRLSLDEQRIDERFFPRLCEILEPARAGVCPVQVNYRRPGSRARLTLGTEWRVTPTDQLIDDLRVLLGRERVELVFD, from the coding sequence ATGGCCGATCCTCGTTTCGTCCACCTGCGGGTCCACTCCGACTTCTCCATGGTCGATGGCCTGCAAAAGATTGGCCCCATCGTCTCGGCGGCCGCGGCCAACAACATGCCGGCCCTGGCCCTGACAGATCAGATGAACATGTGCGGCCTGGTGCGCTTCTATGGCTCGGCCCACGGCAAGGGGATCAAGCCCATCGTCGGGGCGGATTTCTGGGTACAGAGCGATGAGCTCGGCGACGAGCAGTTCCGCCTCACCCTGCTCGCCATGGACAACGACGGCTACCAGAACATCACCCTGCTCATCTCCCGCGGCTACCAGCGCGGTCACGTGCAGGGGCGCCCCGTCATCGACAAGGGCTGGCTGGTCGAGCATGCCAAGGGGGTGATAGTGCTCTCGGGCGGTCGGGAGGGGGATCTGGGCAAGTTCCTGCTCAAGGGCAACCGCCAGATGGTGGAGCAGAGCCTCGCCTTCTACCGGACCCACTTCCCGGATGCCTACTACCTGGAGCTGCTGCGTACCGGCCGTCCCGACGAGGAGGTCTACCTGCACATGGCGGTGGCCATCGCCGCCGAGTTCGAGCTGCCGGTGGTGGCCACCAACGAGGTGGTCTTCCTCGGGGCCGATGACTTCGATGCCCACGAGATCCGGGTCGCCATCCACGACGGTTACACCCTGATGGACAAGCGCCGTCCGCGCCGCTACAGCCCGCAGCAGTACCTGCGCAGCCAGGAGGAGATGGCCGAGCTGTTCGCCGACATTCCCGAGGCGCTGGAGAACACGGTGGAGATCGCCAAGCGCTGCAACGTGACGGTGCGTCTCGGCGAATACTTCCTGCCGAACTTCCCGACCGGTGACATGACCACCGAAGACTTCCTGGTGATGAAGTCCAAGGAGGGGCTGGAAGACCGCCTGGCCTTCCTGTTCCCGGATCCGCAAGTGCGCGCCGCCAAGCGTGGCGAGTACGACGAGCGCCTCGACATCGAGCTCAAGGTGATCAACCAGATGGGCTTCCCGGGTTACTTCCTCATAGTGATGGAGTTTATCCAGTGGTCCAAGGACAACGGCATTCCGGTTGGCCCGGGCCGGGGCTCGGGGGCGGGATCCCTGGTGGCTTACGCCCTCAAGATCACCGATCTGGATCCCCTCGAGTTTGATCTGCTGTTCGAACGTTTCCTCAACCCCGAGCGGGTCTCCATGCCCGACTTCGACGTCGACTTCTGCATGGACAGACGGGACGAGGTGATAGAGCACGTCTCCGAGATGTATGGCCGGGAGGCGGTGTCCCAGATCATCACCTTCGGCAGCATGGCGGCCAAGGCGGTGGTGCGGGACGTGGGCCGGGTGCTGGGCCACGCCTACGGGTTCGTGGATCGCATCTCCAAGCTCATTCCGCCGGATCCGGGCATGACGCTCGCCAAGGCGTTCGAGGTCGAGCCCAAGCTGCCGGAGCTCTACGAGCAGGACGAGGAGGTCAAGGACCTCATCGACATGGCGCGCCGGCTGGAAGGTGTGGTGCGCAACGCCGGCAAACACGCCGGCGGCGTGGTGATAGCCCCCACCAAGATCACCGACTTCGCGCCGCTCTACTGCGACGATTCCGGCCATCACCCTGTTACCCAGTTCGACAAGAACGACGTGGAATACGCGGGGCTGGTGAAGTTCGACTTCCTGGGGCTGCGGACCCTCACCATCATCGACTGGGCGCTCGGCATGATCAACCCGCGCCTGGCCAAGGAGGGCAAACCGCCGGTCGACATCGCCGCCATCCCCATCGACGACAAGAAGTCGTTCGCGCTGTTGCAGCGCTTCGAGACCACGGCGGTGTTCCAGCTCGAATCCCGCGGCATGAAGGATCTGATCAAGCGGCTGCAGCCCGACTGCTTCGAAGACATGATCGCCCTGGTGGCCCTGTTCCGTCCGGGGCCGCTGCAGTCCGGCATGGTGGACAACTTCATCGAGCGCAAGCACGGCAAGGAGGCCATCTCCTACCCGGACGAGAAGTGGCAGCACGAGAGCCTCAAACCCATACTGGAGCCCACCTACGGCATCATCCTCTATCAGGAGCAGGTGATGCAGATCGCCCAGACCCTGGCGGGTTATACCCTGGGTGGGGCGGACATGCTGCGCCGGGCCATGGGCAAGAAGAAACCCGAGGAGATGGCCAAGCAGCGGGCCGGCTTCGAGGAGGGGGCGGTCAAGAACGGCGTCGACGGCGAGCTGGCGATCAAGATCTTCGATCTGGTGGAGAAGTTTGCGGGCTACGGCTTCAACAAGTCCCACTCCGCCGCCTATGCGCTGGTCTCCTACCAGACCCTCTGGCTCAAGACCCACTTCCCGGCGGAGTTCATGGCGGCGGTAATGACCGCCGACATGGACAACACCGACAAGATAGTGACCCTGGTGGACGAGTGCCAGCGCATGGGGCTCACCGTCATACCCCCCGACGTGAATACCGGCCGCTATCGCTTCTCGGTCAACGAGGACGGTCATATCGTCTATGGCATAGGCGCGGTGAAAGGGGTCGGCGAAGGCCCCATAGATGCGATTCTCAGCGCGCGGGATCAGGACGGGCCCTTCCGGGATCTGTTCGACTTCTGCAACAGAGTCGACATCAAGAAGCTCAACAAGAGGGTGATGGAAAAGCTCATCCTCTCCGGCGCCATGGACCGACTGGGCCCGCACCGCGCCGCCCTGATGGCGACGCTGGAAGAGGCCATGCGCGCCGCCGAGCAGCACGCCAAGGCGCAGGCGGTGGGGCAGGTCGACATGTTCGGGGTGCTCACCGAGGAGATAGACGACGTCAAGAAGGCGTTCGCCAATGTGCCGCACTGGCCCGACAAGGTGTGGCTGGAGGGGGAGCGCGAGACCCTCGGGCTCTACCTCACCGGCCACCCCATCAACCAGTACAGCGGCGAGCTGCGTCGCTACACCTCGGGCCGTCTGTGCGATCTGCATCCCACCTCCCGGGATACGGTGACCACGGCAGCCGGGCTGGTGATCGCGGCCCGCAGCATGGTGACCAAGCGCGGCAACAAGATGGGGATCTTCACCCTGGACGACAGATCCGGCCGTCTGGATGTGACCCTCTTCAGTGAAGCGCTGGAAAAATACGAAGAATTGATGCAAAAAGACCGTATTTTAGTGGTTTCTGGACAGGTCAGCTTTGATGACTTCTCCGGTGGCCTTAAAATGTCGGCCCGCGAATTGCTGGATATCAACGATGCGAGGGAGCGTTTCGCCAGGGCGATCCGCCTTTCCCTCGATGAACAACGCATTGACGAACGCTTTTTCCCGCGTTTGTGCGAGATTTTGGAGCCCGCCCGTGCCGGAGTCTGTCCGGTTCAGGTAAACTATCGTCGGCCCGGCTCCCGGGCGCGATTGACGCTCGGTACCGAGTGGCGGGTGACGCCCACCGATCAACTGATAGATGACTTGCGAGTCCTGCTTGGACGAGAGCGGGTTGAATTGGTTTTTGATTAG
- the lpxB gene encoding lipid-A-disaccharide synthase, giving the protein MPKPIRIGIVAGETSGDILAAGLVRELLARYPDAQFEGIAGPRMQALGVKALFEMEELSVMGISEVLGRLPRILQVRRELLRHFIANPPDIFVGVDAPDFNIGVELKLRRAGIKTVHYVSPSVWAWRQGRIHKIKAATDMVLAFLPFEKAFYDRFDAPCRFVGHTMADDIPLVPDQREMREALGLEPGRRWLAVLPGSRSAEVGFMSPVFLEACKHLTVHCPDLGFIVPLVNETRREQFLAIKAEVAPDLDMVLLDGQGREAMIAADVVMLASGTAALEAMLVKRPMVVGYKLKPLSYWLAQWLVKTEYVSLPNLLADRMLVPELIQHECTPANLVEEVSKLLEHDNSELIATFTKLHQKIRCNADVQAAEAVAELLDS; this is encoded by the coding sequence TCGCCGGGCCGCGCATGCAGGCCCTGGGCGTCAAGGCCCTGTTCGAGATGGAGGAGCTTTCCGTCATGGGCATCAGCGAGGTGCTGGGACGTCTGCCCCGGATCCTCCAGGTGCGCCGCGAGCTGCTGCGTCACTTTATCGCCAATCCCCCTGACATCTTCGTCGGGGTGGATGCACCTGATTTCAATATCGGGGTGGAGCTGAAACTGCGCCGCGCCGGTATCAAGACGGTCCACTACGTCAGCCCCTCGGTCTGGGCCTGGCGTCAGGGCCGTATTCACAAGATCAAGGCCGCCACCGACATGGTGCTCGCCTTCCTGCCGTTCGAGAAAGCCTTCTACGACCGTTTCGACGCCCCTTGCCGCTTTGTCGGCCACACCATGGCGGACGACATTCCCCTGGTGCCGGATCAGCGGGAGATGCGCGAGGCACTCGGCCTGGAGCCGGGCCGCCGCTGGCTGGCGGTGTTGCCGGGCAGCCGCAGCGCCGAAGTCGGCTTCATGTCTCCCGTCTTCCTCGAGGCGTGCAAGCACCTGACGGTGCACTGCCCGGATCTCGGCTTCATAGTGCCGCTGGTGAACGAGACGCGGCGCGAGCAGTTCCTCGCCATCAAGGCCGAAGTGGCGCCGGATCTTGACATGGTGCTGCTGGACGGTCAGGGCCGTGAGGCCATGATCGCCGCCGACGTGGTGATGCTGGCGTCCGGCACGGCCGCGCTGGAAGCCATGCTGGTGAAGCGGCCCATGGTGGTGGGTTACAAGCTCAAGCCGCTCAGCTACTGGCTGGCCCAGTGGCTGGTGAAGACGGAGTACGTCTCCCTGCCGAATCTGCTGGCAGACAGGATGCTGGTGCCCGAGCTCATCCAGCACGAGTGCACCCCGGCCAATCTGGTGGAAGAGGTCAGCAAGTTGCTGGAGCATGACAACAGCGAGCTCATCGCCACCTTCACCAAGTTGCACCAGAAGATCCGTTGCAACGCCGATGTGCAGGCCGCCGAGGCGGTGGCCGAGCTGCTCGACAGTTAG
- the rnhB gene encoding ribonuclease HII has translation MTIDIPQDKLVAGVDEVGRGPLVGDVVTAAVILDPANPIEGLADSKKLSEKKRLALYGEIKAKALAWSIGRATPDEIDQLNILHATMLAMQRAVAGLSMTPELVFIDGNRCPSLPMEARAVVKGDSLVAAISAASILAKVTRDAEMTELDSRHPEYGFARHKGYPTAEHLAILAERGPLPEYRQSFKPVRRALGIE, from the coding sequence ATGACGATCGATATTCCACAAGACAAGCTGGTTGCCGGGGTTGACGAGGTGGGCCGTGGCCCCCTGGTGGGTGACGTGGTCACCGCCGCCGTGATCCTGGATCCCGCCAATCCCATTGAAGGCCTCGCCGACTCCAAGAAGCTCTCCGAGAAGAAGCGCCTCGCCCTCTATGGCGAGATCAAGGCAAAGGCCCTGGCCTGGTCCATCGGCCGCGCCACCCCGGATGAGATCGACCAGCTCAACATACTGCACGCCACCATGCTGGCCATGCAGCGCGCCGTGGCGGGCCTCTCCATGACACCCGAGCTGGTCTTTATCGACGGCAACCGCTGCCCAAGCTTGCCGATGGAGGCGCGTGCCGTGGTCAAGGGCGACAGCCTGGTGGCCGCCATCAGCGCCGCCTCCATCCTCGCCAAGGTGACTCGTGACGCCGAGATGACCGAGCTGGACAGCCGTCATCCCGAGTACGGCTTCGCCCGCCACAAGGGCTATCCCACTGCCGAACACCTCGCCATATTGGCCGAGCGCGGCCCCCTGCCCGAATATCGGCAGAGCTTCAAACCGGTGCGCCGGGCGCTGGGGATCGAATAA